One Halobaculum roseum DNA window includes the following coding sequences:
- a CDS encoding thioredoxin domain-containing protein, giving the protein MTAHTCPICTDQFETAGAARDHTWNVHSACHYCGEQLGDETDEQLYRHWLVAHPDDLSGVDYKRAETAVDSLTFSERLSEGGVGAAVGGLTRRQLLLGGGGAATAGLVIGATALSNNTSTEPDDGATAGGDTGAVTTAPIPDSPGDFRYATMGSADADVMVTYFGSWKCPYCAQFSTEMLSQLVTDYVEPGTIALEFRNLAYIGGDPFLGPDAPAAGQAGLAVWNTDPASYWAFHEYVFGNQPPESDQWATAERLVEFAQAAGVSETASVRTAIQENQYDDALRATDRAASDVGVDATPTLLIDGMTVNPLGNEERVRQLIEDAAGSN; this is encoded by the coding sequence ATGACTGCCCATACCTGCCCGATCTGTACAGATCAATTCGAAACAGCTGGAGCAGCGCGTGACCACACATGGAACGTTCACAGCGCCTGCCATTATTGTGGCGAACAACTCGGTGACGAGACTGACGAGCAGCTCTACAGACACTGGCTCGTCGCGCACCCCGACGACCTCTCAGGTGTGGATTACAAACGGGCTGAGACAGCCGTTGATTCACTCACGTTCTCAGAGCGGCTCTCCGAGGGAGGTGTTGGAGCTGCTGTCGGAGGACTAACCCGCCGACAGCTTCTCCTCGGCGGTGGTGGTGCCGCCACTGCCGGTCTCGTGATCGGCGCCACCGCTCTCTCTAACAATACGAGCACTGAGCCGGATGACGGCGCGACTGCTGGAGGTGATACGGGTGCCGTTACCACTGCCCCGATTCCCGACTCGCCTGGAGACTTCCGCTATGCGACGATGGGGTCTGCTGATGCCGATGTCATGGTCACATACTTCGGGAGCTGGAAGTGTCCGTACTGCGCCCAGTTCAGTACGGAGATGCTTTCACAACTCGTGACGGACTACGTGGAACCAGGAACAATTGCGCTCGAGTTCCGCAATCTGGCATATATCGGTGGCGACCCATTTTTGGGCCCCGATGCACCGGCAGCCGGTCAGGCCGGATTAGCCGTCTGGAACACCGACCCAGCCTCATACTGGGCGTTTCACGAATACGTGTTCGGGAATCAACCACCCGAGAGCGACCAGTGGGCGACCGCCGAGAGATTGGTCGAGTTTGCTCAGGCCGCAGGCGTCTCCGAGACAGCGTCGGTCCGCACGGCCATCCAAGAAAATCAGTATGACGACGCGCTGCGGGCGACTGACAGGGCTGCGAGCGATGTCGGTGTCGATGCCACACCCACGCTCCTCATCGATGGCATGACGGTCAATCCACTCGGAAACGAAGAGCGAGTAAGACAGCTGATCGAAGATGCAGCTGGATCAAACTGA
- a CDS encoding COX15/CtaA family protein, whose product MNSRRCPTRWESGLTLCLQDINSSHRKSTSLPNIMSQARLRRHDIRTAISRIPVEYRHIASLTLLVTYIVMLLGAYTSAIGAGLSCPDWPTCYGTWVPFLQPEIIANSPYSALQIFAEWAHRGLAMTAGVLIVGTTLGAWVTHRNTPIVKWSATAALVLLPLQVILGGLTVTEDLQPTIVTTHLGVAILILLCLLTTCLVAYLRR is encoded by the coding sequence ATGAATAGCAGGCGGTGTCCCACTCGCTGGGAATCCGGCTTAACACTTTGTCTCCAAGACATCAACTCGTCACACCGCAAGTCAACGTCCCTACCCAATATTATGTCTCAAGCCCGACTCCGCAGGCACGATATACGAACCGCGATTTCAAGGATTCCGGTCGAGTACAGGCATATCGCCAGTTTGACGCTACTAGTGACGTATATTGTGATGCTTCTTGGAGCCTACACCAGTGCAATCGGTGCTGGACTTTCCTGTCCCGATTGGCCGACCTGCTACGGGACGTGGGTCCCCTTCCTTCAACCCGAGATCATTGCTAACTCGCCATACTCTGCACTCCAAATCTTCGCTGAGTGGGCTCACCGTGGACTGGCGATGACGGCCGGGGTTCTGATCGTCGGCACGACCCTTGGAGCGTGGGTGACACACCGTAATACCCCGATTGTCAAATGGTCGGCCACGGCCGCTCTCGTCCTCCTTCCGTTACAGGTTATCCTCGGAGGATTGACCGTCACGGAAGATCTCCAACCGACCATCGTGACGACGCATCTGGGCGTGGCAATTCTCATTCTCCTCTGTCTCCTGACGACCTGCCTCGTCGCATATCTCCGCCGCTGA
- a CDS encoding transcription initiation factor IIB translates to MMAQEHTQERSIDERDREVKSANDNICPECQGHITRTSDSGEATCESCGLVFEDNPIDHGPEWRAFTSEERDEKSRVGAPTTQLMHDKGLSTTIGWQDKDAYGQAVSGRKRAQLQRLRTWDERFRTKDAHERNLKQALGEISRMASALGLPESVRETAGVLYRRAVEQNLLPGRSIEGMSTASLYAAARQHGMPRPLTEFADVSRVEKIRIQRAYRYLSRELGLEIEPEDPMQYIPQFASSLDVSDEAERRSRELLEVATDNAVHSGKSPAGLAAAALYAATHLTNEQLTQETVSEVAHVSRVTIRNRYQELLEVYAQYD, encoded by the coding sequence ATGATGGCTCAAGAACATACCCAGGAACGGTCAATAGATGAACGCGACCGCGAGGTGAAGTCTGCCAACGACAACATCTGTCCCGAGTGTCAGGGTCATATTACACGGACTAGCGACAGCGGTGAGGCGACCTGCGAAAGCTGTGGGTTGGTTTTTGAAGATAATCCAATCGACCACGGTCCTGAGTGGCGTGCGTTCACTTCAGAGGAACGCGATGAAAAGAGTCGGGTCGGGGCTCCGACGACGCAGCTGATGCACGATAAGGGTCTGAGTACGACTATCGGCTGGCAGGACAAGGATGCCTACGGACAGGCTGTCTCTGGTCGCAAACGTGCTCAATTACAGCGCCTCCGGACGTGGGACGAGCGGTTCCGTACGAAGGATGCTCACGAGCGGAATCTCAAGCAAGCGCTCGGGGAGATCAGCCGCATGGCGTCCGCTCTGGGACTTCCTGAATCGGTTCGGGAAACTGCAGGCGTCCTGTACCGGCGTGCTGTGGAGCAGAACCTGCTCCCCGGTCGCTCGATCGAGGGTATGTCGACGGCGTCGTTGTATGCGGCTGCTCGACAGCACGGAATGCCACGGCCGCTGACGGAGTTCGCCGATGTCAGCCGTGTCGAGAAAATCCGGATCCAGCGAGCGTACCGATATCTGTCCCGAGAACTTGGGCTGGAGATCGAGCCGGAGGATCCCATGCAATATATTCCACAATTCGCGTCATCGCTCGACGTGAGCGACGAAGCAGAACGGCGCTCTCGAGAACTGCTTGAGGTAGCTACAGATAATGCCGTCCACAGTGGAAAGAGTCCAGCCGGGTTGGCGGCTGCCGCTCTGTATGCTGCGACCCACCTCACGAACGAACAGCTCACACAGGAGACGGTGAGTGAGGTCGCCCACGTCAGTCGAGTCACGATCCGAAATCGATACCAAGAGCTTCTCGAGGTGTACGCGCAGTATGACTGA
- a CDS encoding winged helix-turn-helix domain-containing protein: protein MGDDSVSSEDTPEVQDVLDALDDPACRAILQETIEPMTANELLDACDIPKSTLYRKLELLSSASLVREQETINPGGGRVTYYERSFEDVTISMDDTGTFSVSVDRPPKSTDERLADIWSMMGDEV from the coding sequence ATGGGAGATGATTCAGTGTCGTCCGAGGACACTCCGGAGGTACAGGATGTCCTTGATGCGCTGGATGATCCCGCGTGTCGGGCTATTCTCCAGGAAACTATCGAACCAATGACTGCGAACGAACTCCTCGACGCATGTGACATCCCCAAGTCGACGCTGTATCGAAAATTAGAACTCCTCAGTTCCGCTTCCCTCGTTCGAGAACAGGAGACGATCAACCCCGGAGGTGGACGGGTTACCTACTACGAGCGGTCGTTCGAGGACGTCACGATCTCTATGGACGACACAGGTACGTTTTCGGTGAGCGTCGATCGGCCGCCGAAATCTACAGACGAACGGCTTGCAGATATCTGGTCGATGATGGGGGACGAAGTATGA
- a CDS encoding DUF7521 family protein, with amino-acid sequence MNGVITAIAVVKFVILLLGGGITYIAFKAYRRTGADSLRVLGVGFGIITLGAILTGVANQFFSVGLALGVLINSLFVALGLAVIMYSLYIQK; translated from the coding sequence ATGAACGGCGTCATCACGGCGATTGCAGTCGTCAAGTTCGTAATCCTGCTTCTCGGTGGCGGGATTACCTATATTGCATTTAAAGCCTATCGACGTACGGGTGCGGATTCGCTACGTGTCCTTGGTGTCGGGTTCGGTATCATCACACTCGGGGCAATTCTAACTGGCGTGGCCAACCAGTTCTTTTCTGTCGGATTGGCCCTCGGCGTGCTCATCAACAGCCTGTTCGTCGCCCTTGGCCTCGCGGTCATCATGTACTCGCTGTATATCCAGAAATGA
- a CDS encoding arylsulfotransferase family protein: MNPVPNVAVPDLRRGSYLILFGVVLFVLTLVSSAMLAPAIGTASETDQTSRTLVGSQGGGPGWHEYGSVYLLNGTNTTWRESSADSYFDVTQTENGTVLAGFMDSGYASCGPYESPCTRTGFRVIDPGKDLQVVSEYSFPVRTNKNSEVHDVERLESGEYLVTDMEYERIFTVKNGEVTWQWNASSFYDAPQDPTTTDWLHINDVDVIGSGRYLVSVRNANQLLVIERGEGVVEVINEDTTDSNDANCRKSGQLNDYDNDGDIRCGDPDVLNHQHNPQWLGDGAVLVADSENDRVVELHRTEGGKWEPAWALDRAAGVELDWPRDADRLPNGNTLITDTLNRRLVEVDESGTVVWSVRTERIPYEADRLPYGESVGAPKYTTNGSSVDSPDAGVPVLSLLLVGLRAVVPSTPFWFREPQLGLTLVSTLLIVVGGVDRIRN; encoded by the coding sequence ATGAACCCCGTTCCGAATGTTGCCGTTCCTGATCTCCGTCGGGGTAGCTACCTAATCCTTTTCGGCGTTGTTCTGTTCGTTCTCACGCTTGTTAGCAGTGCAATGCTCGCCCCTGCGATTGGGACGGCTTCGGAGACAGACCAGACGTCCCGAACCTTGGTCGGGTCTCAGGGGGGTGGCCCAGGCTGGCACGAATACGGCAGCGTCTATCTTCTCAACGGGACGAACACTACCTGGCGTGAATCGAGTGCTGATAGCTATTTTGACGTCACACAAACGGAGAACGGAACAGTGTTAGCCGGGTTCATGGACAGCGGGTACGCTTCGTGCGGACCGTACGAGTCTCCCTGTACCCGAACGGGATTCCGAGTCATTGACCCCGGGAAAGACCTGCAGGTGGTTTCGGAGTATAGCTTCCCGGTGCGAACGAACAAGAACAGCGAAGTCCACGATGTCGAACGACTCGAATCGGGAGAATACTTGGTCACCGATATGGAGTACGAGCGTATCTTTACTGTCAAGAACGGCGAAGTCACGTGGCAGTGGAATGCGAGTTCGTTCTACGACGCCCCACAAGATCCGACGACGACCGACTGGCTGCACATCAACGACGTGGACGTCATCGGCTCTGGGCGCTATCTCGTCTCAGTACGGAATGCCAACCAGCTACTCGTTATCGAGCGCGGCGAGGGCGTCGTTGAGGTTATCAATGAGGATACGACCGATTCGAACGATGCCAATTGCCGGAAATCCGGCCAGTTGAACGACTATGACAATGATGGCGATATTCGATGCGGTGACCCCGACGTGCTCAACCACCAGCACAACCCCCAGTGGCTCGGGGATGGTGCCGTCCTCGTTGCCGACAGCGAGAACGACCGAGTCGTGGAACTGCATCGAACGGAGGGCGGTAAATGGGAGCCAGCGTGGGCTCTTGATCGGGCAGCGGGTGTCGAGCTCGATTGGCCCCGGGATGCGGATCGCCTCCCGAACGGAAACACGCTTATCACCGACACGCTCAACCGGCGACTCGTAGAGGTCGACGAATCCGGGACTGTCGTCTGGAGCGTTCGAACAGAGCGTATCCCATACGAAGCCGACCGACTGCCCTACGGTGAGTCTGTCGGAGCCCCGAAGTACACGACTAACGGAAGCAGCGTCGACAGCCCTGACGCCGGCGTGCCGGTTCTCTCACTACTGCTGGTCGGGCTTCGGGCAGTCGTTCCGTCAACGCCATTCTGGTTCCGGGAACCACAACTTGGACTGACGCTTGTCTCTACACTCCTCATTGTCGTCGGCGGAGTTGATCGTATTCGTAACTAA
- a CDS encoding STAS/SEC14 domain-containing protein, giving the protein MFEVLDETNENLIAIRVGKGTRTGYQELYSLLVEKSDKHGYIHVYEEVPNWTFRAFLTHLHGVVPDLRYGPEFDIDRYAAVGDTRWAKLLFDWWYAIRPIWPVAPNEMRYFDIKKRERALDWLREEI; this is encoded by the coding sequence ATGTTCGAGGTGTTGGACGAGACGAACGAGAACCTCATTGCGATTCGCGTCGGGAAGGGCACGCGAACAGGCTATCAAGAGCTGTACTCACTCCTCGTCGAAAAGAGCGATAAGCACGGGTACATCCACGTGTACGAGGAAGTTCCGAACTGGACGTTCAGGGCGTTTCTCACACACCTCCACGGGGTGGTTCCCGATCTCCGGTACGGCCCTGAGTTCGATATCGACCGGTACGCCGCAGTCGGCGATACACGATGGGCAAAACTCCTGTTCGACTGGTGGTATGCAATCCGACCGATCTGGCCAGTCGCCCCCAACGAAATGCGATATTTCGACATCAAGAAACGCGAGCGAGCTCTCGACTGGCTTCGAGAGGAAATTTAG
- a CDS encoding cation diffusion facilitator family transporter, protein MTLHEHTDEETAEHNLPSKSSGSTRRLALVAVVNFFGFVIELAGGLLFGSVALISDALHMLFDMLAYAMAFGASYTAERFEGGEAWSYGLHRLEPVAAFLNGVLLLPMVGYIVWESYQRFLEPVAINPELTLIIATGGLLVNIGSVYVLQGGEMSLNERGAFYHLLGDAGGSVAVIVSTAAVAVFDLPIADPVAAVLIGLLVLASAGNVLRESTSILLERSPVSSEELRDELTTLDGVDQIEDLHVWQVCSQLTVATVRLTDTSTTLEEQRRIQSRVHDYLTNRGIDHATVELVGRTDPDTDPVGTTNHSH, encoded by the coding sequence ATGACCCTTCACGAGCATACTGATGAGGAGACCGCAGAGCACAACCTCCCGTCTAAATCAAGTGGCAGTACGCGTCGGCTTGCGCTCGTCGCGGTCGTCAATTTCTTTGGATTCGTCATCGAACTGGCTGGTGGACTCCTGTTCGGGTCGGTCGCGCTTATCAGCGACGCACTCCACATGCTGTTCGATATGCTGGCGTACGCGATGGCGTTCGGCGCGAGCTACACCGCCGAACGGTTCGAGGGTGGCGAGGCGTGGTCGTACGGTCTCCACCGACTGGAGCCGGTTGCGGCCTTCCTGAACGGCGTCTTGCTCCTTCCAATGGTCGGATACATCGTCTGGGAGTCCTACCAGCGGTTCCTTGAGCCAGTGGCGATCAATCCCGAGTTGACGCTGATCATCGCTACGGGTGGCCTGCTGGTAAACATCGGCTCCGTGTACGTGTTGCAGGGTGGTGAGATGAGTCTCAACGAGCGCGGGGCGTTCTACCACCTGCTCGGTGACGCCGGTGGCTCTGTTGCGGTAATCGTCTCGACCGCCGCCGTCGCAGTGTTCGATCTCCCCATCGCAGACCCTGTGGCGGCCGTACTCATTGGGCTGCTGGTGCTCGCGTCGGCCGGGAACGTCCTCCGGGAAAGCACCTCGATCCTGTTGGAACGGAGCCCGGTGTCGTCCGAAGAACTCCGGGATGAATTGACGACACTCGATGGCGTCGACCAGATTGAGGATCTCCACGTCTGGCAAGTCTGTAGTCAACTCACCGTCGCAACCGTCCGACTGACAGATACGTCGACCACACTCGAGGAGCAACGGAGAATCCAGTCACGGGTTCACGACTATCTCACGAATCGAGGAATCGACCACGCAACCGTGGAGCTCGTCGGGCGTACCGATCCCGATACTGACCCTGTCGGTACGACGAATCACTCCCACTAA
- a CDS encoding heavy metal translocating P-type ATPase: MTSPDDDSHNRSGEPPDRAHEHEEGSHEHSHTHDHDHSDHEHAQHTEQGVDDVSPPIDQGDVAQFAVPEMDCPSCAGKVENSVEKLDGIRSVDPQVTKGTLTVSYDGEQTSATAIANRVEKAGYTVEDTGEVSSKFTVPEMDCPSCAGKIENALERVEGITTFETQPTTGTVVVTYDSSRTGEADIIGAIERAGYKVTDTSSDESGRQDPTEERESIWTSPRALKTWISGGFVALGLLFEFFLTGQNVQLASLLGTELLVADVLFLVAVASGGQEIFRNGYYSARNLNLDIDFLMSVAILGALVASLAFGEALYFEAATLAFLFSIAELLERYSMDRARNSLRELMDLSPDEATVKRDDTTETVPVDEVAVGDVVVVKPGEKIPMDGTVVDGESAVNQAPITGESVPVDKTMGDEVYAGTINEEGYLEVEVTSEAGDNTLSRIVEMVEDAQSNKTEREQFVERFSTYYTPVVVAFAILTTVGSPYVLGTTWPTAVVYGLTLLVLACPCAFVISTPVSVVSGITSAAKNGVLIKGGNHLEAMGAVDVVAFDKTGTLTKGELTVTDVVPLNENSEEDVLRCARGLEQRSEHPIGEAIVAEAGSMGVAEREIDDFESITGKGVRADLDGTPHFAGKPGLFEELGFDLSHVHATTDGGVVTQTARQICDRNNCLDLLDETVPELQAEGKTVVLVGTEDELEGVIAVADEIRPEAKRTVTRLKQLGVSRTVMLTGDNERTARAIAEQVGVDEYQAELLPEDKVTAIEELVEEYDGVAMVGDGINDAPALATATVGVAMGAAGTDTALETADIALMGDDLAKLPYLYELAHDANGVIRQNIWSSLAVKAGLAVAVPFGYVPIWLAVLAGDAGMTTAVTGNAMRLSRITPETDTETSASEG, encoded by the coding sequence ATGACCTCCCCCGACGACGATTCCCACAACAGGAGTGGTGAGCCACCGGATCGCGCCCACGAACACGAAGAAGGGTCCCACGAGCATAGTCACACGCATGACCACGACCACAGTGATCACGAACACGCCCAACACACAGAACAGGGCGTCGACGACGTTTCTCCACCCATAGACCAAGGGGACGTTGCACAATTCGCGGTCCCGGAGATGGATTGTCCATCCTGTGCAGGAAAGGTAGAGAACAGCGTCGAAAAACTGGACGGAATCCGCAGCGTCGACCCGCAAGTGACGAAAGGGACGCTGACCGTTTCATACGACGGCGAACAAACGAGTGCCACCGCGATTGCTAATCGGGTCGAAAAGGCCGGGTACACCGTGGAGGACACCGGCGAAGTGTCCTCGAAATTCACGGTTCCGGAAATGGATTGCCCGTCGTGTGCTGGCAAAATCGAGAACGCTCTCGAGAGGGTCGAGGGAATTACAACATTCGAAACCCAGCCGACGACCGGAACCGTCGTCGTCACGTACGATTCTTCGAGGACTGGAGAAGCCGATATCATCGGCGCTATCGAACGTGCCGGGTACAAGGTTACAGACACGTCGAGCGACGAATCAGGACGGCAGGACCCGACTGAGGAACGCGAGAGCATCTGGACGAGTCCACGAGCACTCAAGACGTGGATCAGCGGTGGATTCGTCGCTCTCGGCTTGCTCTTCGAGTTCTTCCTGACCGGGCAGAATGTACAGCTTGCAAGCCTTCTCGGAACGGAGCTGCTCGTCGCCGACGTACTGTTCCTCGTTGCCGTCGCGTCCGGTGGTCAGGAGATCTTCCGCAACGGCTACTACTCCGCTCGGAATCTGAACCTCGATATCGACTTCCTGATGTCGGTGGCTATCCTCGGAGCACTCGTTGCGAGCCTCGCCTTCGGTGAGGCGCTCTACTTCGAGGCGGCCACCCTCGCGTTCCTGTTCAGTATCGCCGAGCTGCTGGAGCGGTACTCGATGGATCGCGCTCGGAACTCGCTCCGGGAGTTGATGGACCTCTCACCGGATGAGGCAACCGTCAAACGGGACGATACCACGGAGACAGTTCCTGTCGACGAGGTCGCTGTCGGCGACGTGGTCGTCGTCAAACCGGGGGAGAAGATCCCGATGGACGGAACCGTCGTCGACGGTGAAAGCGCCGTCAATCAGGCACCCATCACAGGCGAAAGCGTACCCGTCGACAAGACGATGGGAGATGAGGTATACGCCGGCACGATCAACGAAGAGGGCTATCTTGAGGTAGAGGTTACCTCTGAAGCCGGTGATAACACGCTCTCGCGAATCGTGGAGATGGTCGAGGATGCCCAGTCGAACAAGACCGAGCGCGAGCAATTCGTCGAACGCTTCTCAACGTACTACACGCCAGTCGTCGTTGCCTTCGCCATTTTGACGACGGTGGGAAGCCCGTACGTTCTCGGCACGACCTGGCCCACGGCCGTCGTCTACGGGTTGACGTTACTGGTACTGGCCTGCCCGTGTGCGTTCGTCATCTCGACACCCGTGTCCGTCGTGTCGGGAATTACGAGCGCCGCGAAGAACGGCGTCCTGATCAAGGGCGGCAACCACCTCGAAGCGATGGGGGCCGTCGACGTCGTCGCCTTCGACAAAACGGGGACGCTCACGAAAGGTGAGCTCACCGTCACTGACGTCGTTCCATTAAACGAAAATTCGGAGGAAGACGTCCTCCGGTGTGCCCGCGGGCTCGAACAACGGAGCGAACATCCCATCGGCGAGGCGATCGTCGCTGAGGCCGGCAGCATGGGAGTCGCCGAGCGCGAGATCGATGATTTCGAGAGCATCACCGGCAAGGGCGTCCGGGCCGACCTCGACGGGACGCCCCACTTCGCTGGCAAGCCGGGGCTGTTCGAGGAGCTGGGATTCGACCTATCACACGTCCACGCGACCACTGACGGCGGTGTCGTCACCCAGACAGCTCGGCAGATATGCGACCGGAACAACTGCCTCGACCTTCTCGACGAGACCGTTCCCGAACTCCAAGCAGAAGGGAAGACCGTTGTCCTCGTTGGAACCGAAGACGAACTCGAAGGCGTCATCGCAGTCGCCGACGAGATCCGACCCGAAGCGAAGCGAACAGTGACGCGACTCAAGCAACTCGGCGTCTCCCGAACGGTGATGCTGACGGGTGACAATGAGCGGACTGCCCGCGCGATCGCCGAACAGGTCGGCGTCGACGAGTACCAGGCCGAATTACTCCCCGAGGACAAGGTGACGGCGATCGAGGAGCTCGTCGAGGAGTACGACGGCGTTGCGATGGTCGGTGACGGCATCAACGACGCACCGGCGCTCGCCACCGCCACAGTCGGCGTGGCGATGGGGGCTGCCGGGACTGATACCGCATTGGAGACCGCCGACATCGCCTTGATGGGTGATGACCTCGCAAAGCTCCCGTACCTCTACGAACTCGCACACGATGCGAACGGGGTCATCCGACAGAACATCTGGTCGAGTCTCGCTGTCAAAGCCGGGCTGGCAGTCGCAGTCCCGTTCGGATACGTCCCGATCTGGCTCGCCGTCCTCGCTGGCGATGCCGGAATGACGACGGCCGTCACCGGGAACGCGATGCGACTCTCTCGAATCACGCCGGAGACAGACACCGAAACCAGCGCTTCGGAGGGGTAA
- a CDS encoding DUF7333 family protein, translating to MEFDNTKTVIAFGVLLTLIIGGTMMSPTSKSTVMMVSVGLVVFGVFTLFLEVKHGEYRANHT from the coding sequence ATGGAATTCGATAACACGAAAACGGTAATCGCGTTCGGGGTCCTGCTCACCCTCATAATTGGTGGGACGATGATGAGTCCGACGAGCAAAAGTACAGTCATGATGGTGAGCGTCGGCCTCGTCGTGTTTGGAGTCTTTACGCTCTTCCTCGAGGTCAAACACGGTGAGTATCGAGCAAACCATACTTAG
- a CDS encoding DUF7541 family protein — MSDSEDTDSTFTGASPWPLFVAIGFALSEVGVVLGLRPVSVAGLLLFVGSVAGILTEAEYITEPAKAAGVQGFVLFGIGILLITQNQTGTTIRGQSIAIAGILCLVGALVWVGFVRRKTRATVSTAETSETTSD; from the coding sequence ATGAGCGATTCCGAAGACACGGATTCAACCTTCACGGGAGCGAGTCCATGGCCACTCTTTGTCGCTATTGGATTTGCTCTCTCGGAGGTCGGTGTCGTTCTCGGCCTTCGTCCTGTCTCTGTTGCGGGACTGTTGTTGTTCGTCGGATCTGTTGCTGGCATTCTCACAGAGGCGGAGTATATTACTGAACCAGCGAAAGCAGCAGGTGTTCAAGGATTCGTCCTCTTCGGCATCGGTATCTTGCTGATCACACAGAACCAGACCGGGACGACAATCCGCGGTCAATCGATTGCGATCGCTGGTATCCTGTGTCTCGTTGGTGCACTTGTCTGGGTAGGCTTCGTTCGAAGGAAGACCCGCGCAACGGTATCGACAGCAGAGACGTCGGAAACAACATCTGATTGA